From Diospyros lotus cultivar Yz01 chromosome 4, ASM1463336v1, whole genome shotgun sequence, a single genomic window includes:
- the LOC127799089 gene encoding uncharacterized protein LOC127799089, translated as MSDEPKWEELNTDCLVNVFGRLGLGSLLLDVPFLCKSWYQATKNPPCWRRLDFAAILDSYVLASRLIAELQLRGQPQRNGHYHPFTKLEEVSFKGFMSGLLIILQGCEQLEHLDARDCVGFEDIKACFSQTRIRARGYAVDYYDDSSAFDYYDSDGYFFLLF; from the exons ATGAGTGACGAACCAAAATGGGAAGAATTAAACACTGATTGCCTAGTGAATGTTTTTGGAAGATTGGGATTGGGATCACTGCTGCTGGACGTTCCCTTTTTATGCAAATCATGGTACCAAGCTACTAAAAATCCCCCATGCTGGCGGCGCCTTGATTTTGCTGCAATTCTTGATTCGTATGTGTTAGCCTCAAGATTAATTGCTGAATTACAATTGAGGGGCCAGCCCC AACGCAACGGCCATTATCACCCGTTTACCAAACTTGAAGAGGTTAGTTTTAAGGGGTTCATGAGCGGCCTACTCATCATTTTACAAGGCTGTGAACAACTTGAGCATCTTGATGCTAGGGACTGCGTTGGTTTTGAAGATATTAAAGCTTGCTTCTCACAAACCAGAATTCGGGCACGAGGGTATGCAGTTGATTATTACGATGACTCTTCTGCATTTGACTATTATGATTCTgatggttatttttttttactcttctga
- the LOC127799883 gene encoding uncharacterized protein LOC127799883 isoform X3, with protein MSLCTKQRLCSLSSSHKSSSTDTILASNMEAAEKTRLDGARERLEMELMSMNQNPPTHISFGPVSDDDIFHWQGIIMGPSDTALEGSIFHLSIEFPTDYPYSPPQVKFETKVYHPNVSEDGTIRINILGEQWSPALTTEKLLLSICSILYEPILEDQSTSQSSF; from the exons ATGAGTTTATGCACAAAACAAAGACTTTGCTCTCT ATCATCATCCCACAAATCTTCATCAACAGACACCATTCTAGCTAGCAACATGGAAGCAGCAGAAAAGACTCGGCTGGACGGGGCAAGAGAGAGGCTTGAAATGGAGCTCATGAGCATGAATCAAAATCCCCCAACACATATTAGTTTCGGCCCTGTAAGCGATGATGATATCTTCCACTGGCAAGGAATCATCATGGGACCTTCGGACACCGCACTCGAAGGCAGCATCTTCCATCTCTCCATTGAATTTCCCACTGATTACCCTTATAGTCCTCCACAAGTAAAATTTGAAACCAAG GTATACCACCCGAATGTGAGTGAAGATGGCACCATTCGTATCAACATACTAGGAGAACAGTGGAGCCCTGCCCTCACCACAGAAAAGTTGCTACTCTCCATCTGCTCAATTCTTTATGAACCCATTCTGGAAGACCAATCCACTTCCCAATCTTCATTCTAA
- the LOC127799883 gene encoding uncharacterized protein LOC127799883 isoform X1, translated as MSLCTKQRLCSLSSSHKSSSTDTILASNMEAAEKTRLDGARERLEMELMSMNQNPPTHISFGPVSDDDIFHWQGIIMGPSDTALEGSIFHLSIEFPTDYPYSPPQVKFETKVGSDLQVYHPNVSEDGTIRINILGEQWSPALTTEKLLLSICSILYEPILEDQSTSQSSF; from the exons ATGAGTTTATGCACAAAACAAAGACTTTGCTCTCT ATCATCATCCCACAAATCTTCATCAACAGACACCATTCTAGCTAGCAACATGGAAGCAGCAGAAAAGACTCGGCTGGACGGGGCAAGAGAGAGGCTTGAAATGGAGCTCATGAGCATGAATCAAAATCCCCCAACACATATTAGTTTCGGCCCTGTAAGCGATGATGATATCTTCCACTGGCAAGGAATCATCATGGGACCTTCGGACACCGCACTCGAAGGCAGCATCTTCCATCTCTCCATTGAATTTCCCACTGATTACCCTTATAGTCCTCCACAAGTAAAATTTGAAACCAAG GTTGGGTCTGATTTGCAGGTATACCACCCGAATGTGAGTGAAGATGGCACCATTCGTATCAACATACTAGGAGAACAGTGGAGCCCTGCCCTCACCACAGAAAAGTTGCTACTCTCCATCTGCTCAATTCTTTATGAACCCATTCTGGAAGACCAATCCACTTCCCAATCTTCATTCTAA
- the LOC127799883 gene encoding uncharacterized protein LOC127799883 isoform X2, whose protein sequence is MHKTKTLLSVRSPLFFSNTILASNMEAAEKTRLDGARERLEMELMSMNQNPPTHISFGPVSDDDIFHWQGIIMGPSDTALEGSIFHLSIEFPTDYPYSPPQVKFETKVGSDLQVYHPNVSEDGTIRINILGEQWSPALTTEKLLLSICSILYEPILEDQSTSQSSF, encoded by the exons ATGCACAAAACAAAGACTTTGCTCTCTGTGCGGTCTCCCCTATTCTTCTCTA ACACCATTCTAGCTAGCAACATGGAAGCAGCAGAAAAGACTCGGCTGGACGGGGCAAGAGAGAGGCTTGAAATGGAGCTCATGAGCATGAATCAAAATCCCCCAACACATATTAGTTTCGGCCCTGTAAGCGATGATGATATCTTCCACTGGCAAGGAATCATCATGGGACCTTCGGACACCGCACTCGAAGGCAGCATCTTCCATCTCTCCATTGAATTTCCCACTGATTACCCTTATAGTCCTCCACAAGTAAAATTTGAAACCAAG GTTGGGTCTGATTTGCAGGTATACCACCCGAATGTGAGTGAAGATGGCACCATTCGTATCAACATACTAGGAGAACAGTGGAGCCCTGCCCTCACCACAGAAAAGTTGCTACTCTCCATCTGCTCAATTCTTTATGAACCCATTCTGGAAGACCAATCCACTTCCCAATCTTCATTCTAA
- the LOC127799880 gene encoding high mobility group B protein 15 isoform X2: MLGRTEEGGSGRGTLAMASSSAASNNSTPKREAVQKYLPYPPPLARYEDVVVSPKLFMDTLEKLHATMGTKFMIPIIGGKDLDLHRLFVEVTSRGGIQKILRERRWKEVTAVFNFPSTATNASFVLRKYYVLLLYHYEQIYFFKAKGWSPLADPLQCLSSPPVPPQGLIEPSPEIQAAMMLPQVANAAEFLNRATSVPSTGSPVIGVIDGKFESGYLVTVTIGSEKLKGVLYQAPQNPTHQVVQHNVPQHQIVSFSNVNNNPTAPGILRRRRRKKSEMKKRDPAHPKPNRSGYNFFFAEQHARLKPLYPGKDREISRTIGELWTKMKESEKAVYQDKAVMDKERYRAEMEDYRERLRTGQIISNAVPIQQRPLEPDVNLVDIICKKIEPAHQESPKTLENQIGSGKSCNSDSEDKDSYMETYPGEEVGAENMVMEYSAAADEECLELQKRIDKVGHESLLSSGDTGMIVESKQELAPEGDKGSMACDTTESLPTEQREAVLSEAKASMHGESC; the protein is encoded by the exons ATGTTG GGGAGGACAGAAGAAGGTGGCAGTGGTAGAGGGACATTGGCAATGGCATCATCTTCTGCTGCAAGCAACAACTCAACGCCTAAGAGAGAAGCAGTCCAAAAATATCTTCCATATCCTCCTCCTTTGGCCAGATACGAGGATGTTGTGGTCAGTCCCAAGCTCTTCATGGACACTTTAGAGAAGCTCCATGCTACTATGGGAACAAAATTCAT GATCCCGATTATAGGAGGGAAGGACCTAGACTTGCATCGGCTTTTTGTGGAAGTCACTTCTCGGGGTGGTATTCAGAAG ATTCTTAGAGAGAGACGATGGAAAGAGGTAACTGCCGTTTTCAATTTTCCATCCACAGCTACAAATGCGTCTTTTGTGCTGCGCAAATACTATGTGCTATTGCTTTACCATTATGAgcaaatttacttttttaaggCCAAGGGTTGGAGCCCACTTGCTG ATCCTCTTCAGTGTCTGTCTTCTCCTCCTGTTCCACCTCAGGGTTTGATTGAGCCATCGCCAGAAATTCAGGCAGCTATGATGCTGCCGCAGGTAGCAAATGCTGCAGAGTTCTTAAATAGAG CAACTTCAGTGCCATCAACAGGTTCTCCAGTGATTGGAGTCATTGATGGGAAATTTGAGAGTGGGTATCTTGTTACTGTCACAATTGGCTCAGAGAAACTAAAAGGAGTCCTATATCAAGCTCCACAGAACCCAACACATCAAGTCGTACAACATAATGTGCCACAACATCAAATTGTATCTTTCAGCAATGTTAATAACAATCCTACAGCACCAGGCATACTCCGTCGCAGACGCAGGAAGAAATCTGAGATGAAAAAGAGGGACCCTGCTCATCCCAAACCTAACAGAAGtggatataattttttctttgcaGAGCAGCATGCTAGACTGAAACCACTTTATCCAGGAAAGGACAGAGAAATCAGTAGGACGATTGGTGAATTATggacaaaaatgaaagaatcTGAAAAAGCA GTATACCAGGATAAAGCTGTGATGGACAAAGAAAGATATAGAGCAGAAATGGAAGATTACAGGGAGAGGTTGAGGACGGGCCAGATCATAAGCAATGCAGTGCCAATACAGCAGCGGCCTCTTGAGCCAGATGTGAACCTGGTGGATATTATTTGTAAGAAAATTGAACCTGCACATCAGGAATCACCTAAAACTCTGGAAAATCAGATTGGTTCCGGTAAGAGCTGTAACAGTGACTCAGAAGATAAGGACTCGTATATGGAAACGTATCCAGGAGAGGAAGTTGGTGCAGAAAATATGGTTATGGAATATTCAGCAGCAGCTGATGAGGAGTGCCTGGAGTTGCAGAAGAGGATTGACAAGGTTGGACATGAGAGCTTGCTAAGCTCGGGTGACACAGGTATGATAGTGGAGAGCAAGCAAGAGTTGGCACCTGAGGGAGATAAAGGATCAATGGCTTGTGATACCACAGAATCATTACCCACTGAACAGAGAGAAGCAGTATTGAGTGAAGCGAAAGCATCGATGCATGGTGAAAGTTGCTAA
- the LOC127799880 gene encoding high mobility group B protein 15 isoform X3, which yields MASSSAASNNSTPKREAVQKYLPYPPPLARYEDVVVSPKLFMDTLEKLHATMGTKFMIPIIGGKDLDLHRLFVEVTSRGGIQKILRERRWKEVTAVFNFPSTATNASFVLRKYYVLLLYHYEQIYFFKAKGWSPLADPLQCLSSPPVPPQGLIEPSPEIQAAMMLPQVANAAEFLNRATSVPSTGSPVIGVIDGKFESGYLVTVTIGSEKLKGVLYQAPQNPTHQVVQHNVPQHQIVSFSNVNNNPTAPGILRRRRRKKSEMKKRDPAHPKPNRSGYNFFFAEQHARLKPLYPGKDREISRTIGELWTKMKESEKAVYQDKAVMDKERYRAEMEDYRERLRTGQIISNAVPIQQRPLEPDVNLVDIICKKIEPAHQESPKTLENQIGSGKSCNSDSEDKDSYMETYPGEEVGAENMVMEYSAAADEECLELQKRIDKVGHESLLSSGDTGMIVESKQELAPEGDKGSMACDTTESLPTEQREAVLSEAKASMHGESC from the exons ATGGCATCATCTTCTGCTGCAAGCAACAACTCAACGCCTAAGAGAGAAGCAGTCCAAAAATATCTTCCATATCCTCCTCCTTTGGCCAGATACGAGGATGTTGTGGTCAGTCCCAAGCTCTTCATGGACACTTTAGAGAAGCTCCATGCTACTATGGGAACAAAATTCAT GATCCCGATTATAGGAGGGAAGGACCTAGACTTGCATCGGCTTTTTGTGGAAGTCACTTCTCGGGGTGGTATTCAGAAG ATTCTTAGAGAGAGACGATGGAAAGAGGTAACTGCCGTTTTCAATTTTCCATCCACAGCTACAAATGCGTCTTTTGTGCTGCGCAAATACTATGTGCTATTGCTTTACCATTATGAgcaaatttacttttttaaggCCAAGGGTTGGAGCCCACTTGCTG ATCCTCTTCAGTGTCTGTCTTCTCCTCCTGTTCCACCTCAGGGTTTGATTGAGCCATCGCCAGAAATTCAGGCAGCTATGATGCTGCCGCAGGTAGCAAATGCTGCAGAGTTCTTAAATAGAG CAACTTCAGTGCCATCAACAGGTTCTCCAGTGATTGGAGTCATTGATGGGAAATTTGAGAGTGGGTATCTTGTTACTGTCACAATTGGCTCAGAGAAACTAAAAGGAGTCCTATATCAAGCTCCACAGAACCCAACACATCAAGTCGTACAACATAATGTGCCACAACATCAAATTGTATCTTTCAGCAATGTTAATAACAATCCTACAGCACCAGGCATACTCCGTCGCAGACGCAGGAAGAAATCTGAGATGAAAAAGAGGGACCCTGCTCATCCCAAACCTAACAGAAGtggatataattttttctttgcaGAGCAGCATGCTAGACTGAAACCACTTTATCCAGGAAAGGACAGAGAAATCAGTAGGACGATTGGTGAATTATggacaaaaatgaaagaatcTGAAAAAGCA GTATACCAGGATAAAGCTGTGATGGACAAAGAAAGATATAGAGCAGAAATGGAAGATTACAGGGAGAGGTTGAGGACGGGCCAGATCATAAGCAATGCAGTGCCAATACAGCAGCGGCCTCTTGAGCCAGATGTGAACCTGGTGGATATTATTTGTAAGAAAATTGAACCTGCACATCAGGAATCACCTAAAACTCTGGAAAATCAGATTGGTTCCGGTAAGAGCTGTAACAGTGACTCAGAAGATAAGGACTCGTATATGGAAACGTATCCAGGAGAGGAAGTTGGTGCAGAAAATATGGTTATGGAATATTCAGCAGCAGCTGATGAGGAGTGCCTGGAGTTGCAGAAGAGGATTGACAAGGTTGGACATGAGAGCTTGCTAAGCTCGGGTGACACAGGTATGATAGTGGAGAGCAAGCAAGAGTTGGCACCTGAGGGAGATAAAGGATCAATGGCTTGTGATACCACAGAATCATTACCCACTGAACAGAGAGAAGCAGTATTGAGTGAAGCGAAAGCATCGATGCATGGTGAAAGTTGCTAA
- the LOC127799880 gene encoding high mobility group B protein 15 isoform X1, producing MIFQVGRTEEGGSGRGTLAMASSSAASNNSTPKREAVQKYLPYPPPLARYEDVVVSPKLFMDTLEKLHATMGTKFMIPIIGGKDLDLHRLFVEVTSRGGIQKILRERRWKEVTAVFNFPSTATNASFVLRKYYVLLLYHYEQIYFFKAKGWSPLADPLQCLSSPPVPPQGLIEPSPEIQAAMMLPQVANAAEFLNRATSVPSTGSPVIGVIDGKFESGYLVTVTIGSEKLKGVLYQAPQNPTHQVVQHNVPQHQIVSFSNVNNNPTAPGILRRRRRKKSEMKKRDPAHPKPNRSGYNFFFAEQHARLKPLYPGKDREISRTIGELWTKMKESEKAVYQDKAVMDKERYRAEMEDYRERLRTGQIISNAVPIQQRPLEPDVNLVDIICKKIEPAHQESPKTLENQIGSGKSCNSDSEDKDSYMETYPGEEVGAENMVMEYSAAADEECLELQKRIDKVGHESLLSSGDTGMIVESKQELAPEGDKGSMACDTTESLPTEQREAVLSEAKASMHGESC from the exons ATGATTTTTCAAGTG GGGAGGACAGAAGAAGGTGGCAGTGGTAGAGGGACATTGGCAATGGCATCATCTTCTGCTGCAAGCAACAACTCAACGCCTAAGAGAGAAGCAGTCCAAAAATATCTTCCATATCCTCCTCCTTTGGCCAGATACGAGGATGTTGTGGTCAGTCCCAAGCTCTTCATGGACACTTTAGAGAAGCTCCATGCTACTATGGGAACAAAATTCAT GATCCCGATTATAGGAGGGAAGGACCTAGACTTGCATCGGCTTTTTGTGGAAGTCACTTCTCGGGGTGGTATTCAGAAG ATTCTTAGAGAGAGACGATGGAAAGAGGTAACTGCCGTTTTCAATTTTCCATCCACAGCTACAAATGCGTCTTTTGTGCTGCGCAAATACTATGTGCTATTGCTTTACCATTATGAgcaaatttacttttttaaggCCAAGGGTTGGAGCCCACTTGCTG ATCCTCTTCAGTGTCTGTCTTCTCCTCCTGTTCCACCTCAGGGTTTGATTGAGCCATCGCCAGAAATTCAGGCAGCTATGATGCTGCCGCAGGTAGCAAATGCTGCAGAGTTCTTAAATAGAG CAACTTCAGTGCCATCAACAGGTTCTCCAGTGATTGGAGTCATTGATGGGAAATTTGAGAGTGGGTATCTTGTTACTGTCACAATTGGCTCAGAGAAACTAAAAGGAGTCCTATATCAAGCTCCACAGAACCCAACACATCAAGTCGTACAACATAATGTGCCACAACATCAAATTGTATCTTTCAGCAATGTTAATAACAATCCTACAGCACCAGGCATACTCCGTCGCAGACGCAGGAAGAAATCTGAGATGAAAAAGAGGGACCCTGCTCATCCCAAACCTAACAGAAGtggatataattttttctttgcaGAGCAGCATGCTAGACTGAAACCACTTTATCCAGGAAAGGACAGAGAAATCAGTAGGACGATTGGTGAATTATggacaaaaatgaaagaatcTGAAAAAGCA GTATACCAGGATAAAGCTGTGATGGACAAAGAAAGATATAGAGCAGAAATGGAAGATTACAGGGAGAGGTTGAGGACGGGCCAGATCATAAGCAATGCAGTGCCAATACAGCAGCGGCCTCTTGAGCCAGATGTGAACCTGGTGGATATTATTTGTAAGAAAATTGAACCTGCACATCAGGAATCACCTAAAACTCTGGAAAATCAGATTGGTTCCGGTAAGAGCTGTAACAGTGACTCAGAAGATAAGGACTCGTATATGGAAACGTATCCAGGAGAGGAAGTTGGTGCAGAAAATATGGTTATGGAATATTCAGCAGCAGCTGATGAGGAGTGCCTGGAGTTGCAGAAGAGGATTGACAAGGTTGGACATGAGAGCTTGCTAAGCTCGGGTGACACAGGTATGATAGTGGAGAGCAAGCAAGAGTTGGCACCTGAGGGAGATAAAGGATCAATGGCTTGTGATACCACAGAATCATTACCCACTGAACAGAGAGAAGCAGTATTGAGTGAAGCGAAAGCATCGATGCATGGTGAAAGTTGCTAA
- the LOC127799880 gene encoding high mobility group B protein 15 isoform X4, giving the protein MLWIPIIGGKDLDLHRLFVEVTSRGGIQKILRERRWKEVTAVFNFPSTATNASFVLRKYYVLLLYHYEQIYFFKAKGWSPLADPLQCLSSPPVPPQGLIEPSPEIQAAMMLPQVANAAEFLNRATSVPSTGSPVIGVIDGKFESGYLVTVTIGSEKLKGVLYQAPQNPTHQVVQHNVPQHQIVSFSNVNNNPTAPGILRRRRRKKSEMKKRDPAHPKPNRSGYNFFFAEQHARLKPLYPGKDREISRTIGELWTKMKESEKAVYQDKAVMDKERYRAEMEDYRERLRTGQIISNAVPIQQRPLEPDVNLVDIICKKIEPAHQESPKTLENQIGSGKSCNSDSEDKDSYMETYPGEEVGAENMVMEYSAAADEECLELQKRIDKVGHESLLSSGDTGMIVESKQELAPEGDKGSMACDTTESLPTEQREAVLSEAKASMHGESC; this is encoded by the exons ATGTTGTG GATCCCGATTATAGGAGGGAAGGACCTAGACTTGCATCGGCTTTTTGTGGAAGTCACTTCTCGGGGTGGTATTCAGAAG ATTCTTAGAGAGAGACGATGGAAAGAGGTAACTGCCGTTTTCAATTTTCCATCCACAGCTACAAATGCGTCTTTTGTGCTGCGCAAATACTATGTGCTATTGCTTTACCATTATGAgcaaatttacttttttaaggCCAAGGGTTGGAGCCCACTTGCTG ATCCTCTTCAGTGTCTGTCTTCTCCTCCTGTTCCACCTCAGGGTTTGATTGAGCCATCGCCAGAAATTCAGGCAGCTATGATGCTGCCGCAGGTAGCAAATGCTGCAGAGTTCTTAAATAGAG CAACTTCAGTGCCATCAACAGGTTCTCCAGTGATTGGAGTCATTGATGGGAAATTTGAGAGTGGGTATCTTGTTACTGTCACAATTGGCTCAGAGAAACTAAAAGGAGTCCTATATCAAGCTCCACAGAACCCAACACATCAAGTCGTACAACATAATGTGCCACAACATCAAATTGTATCTTTCAGCAATGTTAATAACAATCCTACAGCACCAGGCATACTCCGTCGCAGACGCAGGAAGAAATCTGAGATGAAAAAGAGGGACCCTGCTCATCCCAAACCTAACAGAAGtggatataattttttctttgcaGAGCAGCATGCTAGACTGAAACCACTTTATCCAGGAAAGGACAGAGAAATCAGTAGGACGATTGGTGAATTATggacaaaaatgaaagaatcTGAAAAAGCA GTATACCAGGATAAAGCTGTGATGGACAAAGAAAGATATAGAGCAGAAATGGAAGATTACAGGGAGAGGTTGAGGACGGGCCAGATCATAAGCAATGCAGTGCCAATACAGCAGCGGCCTCTTGAGCCAGATGTGAACCTGGTGGATATTATTTGTAAGAAAATTGAACCTGCACATCAGGAATCACCTAAAACTCTGGAAAATCAGATTGGTTCCGGTAAGAGCTGTAACAGTGACTCAGAAGATAAGGACTCGTATATGGAAACGTATCCAGGAGAGGAAGTTGGTGCAGAAAATATGGTTATGGAATATTCAGCAGCAGCTGATGAGGAGTGCCTGGAGTTGCAGAAGAGGATTGACAAGGTTGGACATGAGAGCTTGCTAAGCTCGGGTGACACAGGTATGATAGTGGAGAGCAAGCAAGAGTTGGCACCTGAGGGAGATAAAGGATCAATGGCTTGTGATACCACAGAATCATTACCCACTGAACAGAGAGAAGCAGTATTGAGTGAAGCGAAAGCATCGATGCATGGTGAAAGTTGCTAA
- the LOC127799880 gene encoding high mobility group B protein 15 isoform X5, which translates to MIPIIGGKDLDLHRLFVEVTSRGGIQKILRERRWKEVTAVFNFPSTATNASFVLRKYYVLLLYHYEQIYFFKAKGWSPLADPLQCLSSPPVPPQGLIEPSPEIQAAMMLPQVANAAEFLNRATSVPSTGSPVIGVIDGKFESGYLVTVTIGSEKLKGVLYQAPQNPTHQVVQHNVPQHQIVSFSNVNNNPTAPGILRRRRRKKSEMKKRDPAHPKPNRSGYNFFFAEQHARLKPLYPGKDREISRTIGELWTKMKESEKAVYQDKAVMDKERYRAEMEDYRERLRTGQIISNAVPIQQRPLEPDVNLVDIICKKIEPAHQESPKTLENQIGSGKSCNSDSEDKDSYMETYPGEEVGAENMVMEYSAAADEECLELQKRIDKVGHESLLSSGDTGMIVESKQELAPEGDKGSMACDTTESLPTEQREAVLSEAKASMHGESC; encoded by the exons AT GATCCCGATTATAGGAGGGAAGGACCTAGACTTGCATCGGCTTTTTGTGGAAGTCACTTCTCGGGGTGGTATTCAGAAG ATTCTTAGAGAGAGACGATGGAAAGAGGTAACTGCCGTTTTCAATTTTCCATCCACAGCTACAAATGCGTCTTTTGTGCTGCGCAAATACTATGTGCTATTGCTTTACCATTATGAgcaaatttacttttttaaggCCAAGGGTTGGAGCCCACTTGCTG ATCCTCTTCAGTGTCTGTCTTCTCCTCCTGTTCCACCTCAGGGTTTGATTGAGCCATCGCCAGAAATTCAGGCAGCTATGATGCTGCCGCAGGTAGCAAATGCTGCAGAGTTCTTAAATAGAG CAACTTCAGTGCCATCAACAGGTTCTCCAGTGATTGGAGTCATTGATGGGAAATTTGAGAGTGGGTATCTTGTTACTGTCACAATTGGCTCAGAGAAACTAAAAGGAGTCCTATATCAAGCTCCACAGAACCCAACACATCAAGTCGTACAACATAATGTGCCACAACATCAAATTGTATCTTTCAGCAATGTTAATAACAATCCTACAGCACCAGGCATACTCCGTCGCAGACGCAGGAAGAAATCTGAGATGAAAAAGAGGGACCCTGCTCATCCCAAACCTAACAGAAGtggatataattttttctttgcaGAGCAGCATGCTAGACTGAAACCACTTTATCCAGGAAAGGACAGAGAAATCAGTAGGACGATTGGTGAATTATggacaaaaatgaaagaatcTGAAAAAGCA GTATACCAGGATAAAGCTGTGATGGACAAAGAAAGATATAGAGCAGAAATGGAAGATTACAGGGAGAGGTTGAGGACGGGCCAGATCATAAGCAATGCAGTGCCAATACAGCAGCGGCCTCTTGAGCCAGATGTGAACCTGGTGGATATTATTTGTAAGAAAATTGAACCTGCACATCAGGAATCACCTAAAACTCTGGAAAATCAGATTGGTTCCGGTAAGAGCTGTAACAGTGACTCAGAAGATAAGGACTCGTATATGGAAACGTATCCAGGAGAGGAAGTTGGTGCAGAAAATATGGTTATGGAATATTCAGCAGCAGCTGATGAGGAGTGCCTGGAGTTGCAGAAGAGGATTGACAAGGTTGGACATGAGAGCTTGCTAAGCTCGGGTGACACAGGTATGATAGTGGAGAGCAAGCAAGAGTTGGCACCTGAGGGAGATAAAGGATCAATGGCTTGTGATACCACAGAATCATTACCCACTGAACAGAGAGAAGCAGTATTGAGTGAAGCGAAAGCATCGATGCATGGTGAAAGTTGCTAA